The Streptomyces sp. DG2A-72 genome includes a region encoding these proteins:
- a CDS encoding condensation domain-containing protein, which translates to MTVHRCPHAPISVLVAPGPAPYASRWDLELRGPLDRAALDHILGELSADDLDRPVPQHQLLRHGPDHHTLRLWATQAGPAALVSGRLADRLTEPPPAAGHPLTTAQRAVLASGAAHRYEAVLLATDAVPDASALREALGAVLAAHPQLRSRICGPDGRLTAQAQDGAAGHQDPLVEREFTNEADFGAAVDFTGRTLDARAGIQLRALLARDRRPAGPRADRLAVVAHELAVDAASWRILLDDLAAALDAVGAGRPARPQHRPDGLADWIGELRELARDPAEARHWSLVAGRRQRAGVSRRPAPPARPGDAPDAAPAPARTAGLGEARRTGFVLDEDHTERIVQVLARRLALTPAQVLTGVFALALARWQGSDEVSFDVRSDPRSGRRSLRHHVGRLTDPYPVHLTPDQGLDPLRQLTALAGPLADCAGGAPGGAGFGACREWSPDPLLRRRLRELPPARTCLTVPGPGELLPGSARPARAGAPGRPLHRVEAGAQLADGRLHITLDWATAPAHGVTDTSVAALKDLLQDLLAELADEPATPAPLVLRATPQQSALYTGGEGRPGTGRHVEQLVWLWHGPLDAGRFAAAWQSVFDCETVLRTAFTGGGEPLLVVHDRVTPEITRRAISDDDWHPFLERDRLRGFDLHCPALLRLTLLEAQRTPPAPAIAPTRILVSYHRALLDTWSAHILLREFYRAYLAGGILPGGERRPDLRDYTAWVAAQNPEPARGFWARSAPPDGAASRPGRPAATGLTGAGRARLRLDPADTARLARWAGTWGTAESSVLQAVWAMLIYWASGATKAAPVCFAVTVSGRGIPLDGAARIPGPLHNPLPMTVEVDPAGTVPRLLRQLRDRAMEMSAYEWVPADWIRAWSHSSVDADTVIAFEDPPHPVEGLEAELAAHGLRAEFPGILPAHSVLPVGLLAHHDSAGGLVLTEVHDRAQLGEEAAGALLAHSALLLRELPLWADESTTVEEALQFLEGSTVPLMADAFRDGQDTPLVTLRAARQDQAGTICLIPPPGAPLTCYDLLAHAYPGPQELLVLPAEADPDGAQPALTALGRDQSLLLGGFSGAGARACDIARRIAADGGRPPRVVLAGATADEWERARDLAGALKAATEGAI; encoded by the coding sequence ATGACTGTTCACCGTTGCCCCCACGCGCCGATCTCCGTGCTCGTCGCCCCCGGCCCCGCCCCGTACGCGAGCCGGTGGGACCTCGAGCTGCGCGGGCCGCTCGACCGTGCCGCCCTGGACCACATCCTGGGCGAGCTCAGCGCCGATGACCTGGATCGGCCGGTGCCGCAGCACCAGCTGCTGCGGCACGGCCCCGACCACCACACGCTGCGGTTGTGGGCGACGCAGGCAGGGCCCGCCGCCTTGGTTTCGGGCCGCCTCGCCGATCGGCTCACCGAGCCGCCGCCGGCCGCCGGCCACCCGCTGACCACCGCCCAGCGCGCGGTCCTCGCATCCGGCGCAGCGCACCGCTATGAGGCGGTGCTGCTCGCAACGGACGCTGTGCCGGACGCGAGCGCGCTGCGCGAGGCCCTGGGTGCCGTCCTGGCCGCCCACCCTCAGCTGCGCTCCCGCATCTGCGGCCCGGACGGCCGGCTCACCGCCCAGGCCCAGGACGGGGCGGCAGGTCACCAGGATCCGCTGGTGGAGAGGGAGTTCACCAACGAGGCCGACTTCGGCGCGGCTGTGGACTTCACCGGCCGCACGCTCGACGCGCGCGCCGGCATCCAGCTGCGGGCGCTGCTCGCCAGGGACCGCCGTCCGGCCGGACCGCGTGCCGACCGGCTTGCCGTGGTCGCGCATGAGCTCGCCGTGGACGCCGCGTCCTGGCGCATCCTGCTCGACGACCTGGCCGCCGCCCTCGACGCGGTTGGTGCCGGACGTCCGGCGCGGCCGCAGCACCGGCCCGACGGCCTGGCCGACTGGATCGGCGAACTGCGGGAGCTGGCCCGTGACCCCGCCGAGGCGCGGCACTGGAGCCTGGTCGCCGGGCGCAGGCAGCGGGCGGGCGTTTCCCGCCGGCCCGCCCCGCCGGCCAGGCCGGGCGATGCGCCCGACGCCGCCCCGGCGCCCGCCCGCACGGCCGGGCTTGGGGAGGCCCGCCGCACCGGGTTCGTCCTGGACGAGGACCACACCGAGCGGATCGTCCAGGTCCTGGCCCGGCGGCTCGCGCTGACCCCCGCACAGGTGCTGACCGGCGTGTTCGCCCTCGCCCTTGCCCGCTGGCAGGGATCCGATGAGGTCAGCTTCGACGTACGCAGCGACCCCCGCAGCGGCCGGCGGAGCCTACGACACCACGTGGGCCGGCTCACCGACCCCTACCCGGTCCATCTCACACCGGACCAAGGCCTCGACCCGCTTCGCCAACTGACCGCTCTGGCCGGCCCCTTGGCCGACTGCGCGGGCGGCGCCCCGGGCGGCGCCGGCTTCGGAGCCTGCCGCGAGTGGAGCCCCGATCCGCTGCTGCGGCGCCGGCTGCGCGAACTGCCGCCCGCCCGGACGTGTCTGACCGTGCCCGGCCCCGGCGAACTGCTGCCCGGCTCCGCCCGCCCCGCGCGCGCCGGCGCACCGGGCCGGCCCCTGCACCGTGTCGAGGCGGGGGCCCAGCTCGCCGACGGCCGGCTGCACATCACTCTCGACTGGGCCACCGCCCCGGCCCACGGCGTCACCGACACATCGGTGGCCGCCCTCAAGGACCTGCTGCAGGATCTGCTGGCAGAACTGGCCGACGAGCCCGCCACCCCGGCTCCGCTCGTCTTGCGGGCCACCCCCCAGCAGTCGGCGCTGTACACGGGCGGCGAGGGACGGCCCGGCACCGGACGCCATGTCGAGCAGCTCGTATGGCTCTGGCACGGCCCGCTCGACGCCGGCCGCTTCGCCGCAGCCTGGCAGTCGGTCTTCGACTGCGAGACGGTGCTGCGCACCGCGTTCACCGGCGGCGGCGAACCGCTGCTCGTGGTGCACGACCGGGTCACGCCCGAGATCACCCGCCGGGCCATCAGCGACGACGACTGGCACCCCTTCCTCGAGCGGGACCGGCTGCGCGGCTTCGACCTGCACTGCCCCGCACTGCTGCGCCTCACCCTGCTGGAGGCGCAGCGGACCCCGCCCGCCCCCGCCATCGCCCCCACCCGGATCCTGGTCAGCTACCACCGGGCCCTGCTCGACACCTGGAGCGCGCACATCCTGCTGCGCGAGTTCTACCGCGCCTATCTCGCCGGCGGCATCCTGCCCGGCGGTGAGCGCCGCCCCGACCTGCGCGACTACACGGCCTGGGTCGCGGCCCAGAACCCGGAGCCCGCCCGCGGGTTCTGGGCGCGCAGCGCGCCCCCCGACGGTGCGGCCTCACGGCCCGGCCGGCCCGCCGCCACCGGCCTGACCGGCGCCGGCCGCGCCCGGCTCCGCCTGGATCCCGCCGACACCGCCCGCCTCGCCCGCTGGGCCGGCACCTGGGGCACGGCCGAGAGCAGCGTGCTGCAGGCCGTCTGGGCCATGCTGATCTACTGGGCCTCCGGCGCCACCAAAGCGGCCCCCGTCTGTTTCGCGGTGACCGTGTCGGGACGCGGCATACCGCTGGACGGCGCGGCCCGGATACCGGGGCCGCTGCACAACCCGCTCCCCATGACCGTCGAGGTGGACCCGGCGGGCACCGTGCCGCGTCTGCTGCGGCAACTGCGCGACCGCGCCATGGAGATGTCCGCATACGAATGGGTACCCGCCGACTGGATCCGCGCCTGGAGCCACAGCAGCGTGGACGCCGACACCGTCATCGCCTTCGAGGATCCGCCCCATCCGGTGGAAGGCCTGGAGGCCGAACTCGCCGCCCACGGTCTGCGGGCCGAGTTCCCCGGCATCCTGCCCGCCCACTCCGTGCTCCCCGTCGGGCTGCTGGCCCACCACGACAGCGCGGGCGGCCTGGTCCTCACGGAGGTACACGACCGGGCCCAGCTCGGGGAGGAGGCGGCCGGCGCGCTGCTGGCGCACAGTGCCCTGCTGCTGCGTGAACTTCCCCTGTGGGCGGACGAGTCCACCACGGTCGAAGAAGCCCTGCAGTTCCTTGAGGGCAGCACCGTACCCCTCATGGCCGACGCCTTCAGGGACGGCCAGGACACCCCCTTGGTCACCCTGCGCGCGGCGCGCCAGGACCAGGCGGGGACGATCTGCCTGATACCGCCGCCGGGCGCCCCCCTGACCTGCTACGACCTGCTGGCCCACGCCTATCCGGGCCCCCAGGAACTGCTGGTGCTCCCCGCCGAAGCCGACCCTGACGGCGCACAGCCCGCCCTCACCGCGCTCGGCAGGGACCAATCCCTGCTGCTCGGCGGATTCTCCGGAGCCGGCGCCCGCGCCTGTGACATCGCCCGGCGCATCGCGGCGGACGGCGGCCGCCCGCCGCGGGTGGTACTCGCCGGTGCGACGGCAGACGAGTGGGAGCGGGCCCGCGATCTGGCCGGAGCCCTGAAGGCCGCCACCGAAGGGGCCATCTGA
- a CDS encoding thioesterase II family protein — MPDDQPVRLHCFAHSAGGVSVFDGWAERAGPGVEVRALCLPGGERRRSEPRVTTHEALLADVLPQFTDPCSGPYVLYGHGLGAMVALTVTRALHEAGMPGPALLAVSACPPPHVPCALADVRGASDAEVLHILGGNGAVPPGSDEGIWLRAMLPVLRADLELAKALEEAARTPSSRGPLSTPVLVLASQANPLAPPAITDGWWQWTEGPVRSRTVPGRHFFVRGGRELPRLLGRACRVAGRLARERVPVG; from the coding sequence ATGCCGGACGACCAGCCAGTGCGGCTGCACTGTTTCGCGCACTCCGCGGGGGGTGTCTCCGTCTTCGACGGCTGGGCGGAGCGTGCCGGACCCGGGGTGGAGGTCAGGGCGCTGTGCCTGCCGGGGGGTGAACGGCGGCGGTCCGAACCCCGGGTGACCACGCACGAGGCGCTGCTCGCCGATGTGCTGCCCCAGTTCACCGACCCGTGCTCGGGCCCCTACGTCCTGTACGGGCACGGTCTGGGCGCCATGGTCGCCCTCACCGTGACGCGCGCCCTGCACGAGGCGGGGATGCCCGGCCCCGCGCTCCTTGCCGTCAGTGCCTGCCCGCCGCCCCACGTGCCCTGCGCGCTGGCGGATGTCCGCGGGGCGAGTGATGCCGAAGTGCTGCACATCCTGGGCGGCAACGGCGCCGTGCCGCCCGGCAGCGACGAAGGGATCTGGCTGCGGGCCATGCTGCCGGTGCTCCGCGCCGACCTGGAGCTGGCAAAGGCCCTGGAAGAGGCGGCCCGCACCCCCTCGTCCAGGGGTCCGCTGAGCACACCGGTCCTCGTCCTCGCCTCGCAGGCGAACCCGCTTGCGCCGCCTGCGATCACCGACGGCTGGTGGCAGTGGACCGAGGGGCCCGTCCGCTCGCGCACCGTCCCCGGACGTCACTTCTTCGTACGCGGCGGCCGTGAACTGCCGCGGCTGCTGGGCCGGGCCTGCCGCGTCGCCGGCCGCCTCGCCCGCGAGCGCGTGCCCGTCGGCTGA
- a CDS encoding hydroxymethylglutaryl-CoA reductase codes for MTEAHAIAGVPMKWVGPLRISGNVATTETHVPLATYESPLWPSVGRGAKVSRLAEQGIVATLVDERMTRSVLVEASNAQTAHTAARMIEARIDELREVVRGCSRFAQLIGIRHEITANLLFIRFEFSTGDASGHNMATLASDALLGHLLQTVPGIAYGSISGNYCTDKKATAINGILGRGKNVVTELLVPREVVEGVLHTTAAKIVELNIRKNLLGTLLAGGIRSANAHYANMLLAFYLATGQDAANIIEGSQGVVMAEDRGGDLYFSCTLPNLIVGSVGNGKGLAFVETNLTRLGCRAERAPGENARRLAVIAAATVLCGELSLLAAQTNPGELMRAHVALERDNTTVKVGA; via the coding sequence ATGACCGAAGCACACGCGATAGCCGGGGTCCCGATGAAGTGGGTGGGGCCCCTTCGTATTTCCGGGAACGTCGCCACCACCGAGACCCACGTGCCGCTGGCCACCTACGAGTCGCCGCTGTGGCCCTCCGTGGGCCGGGGGGCGAAGGTGTCCAGGCTGGCCGAGCAGGGCATCGTCGCCACCCTCGTCGACGAGCGGATGACCCGTTCGGTGCTCGTCGAGGCCAGTAACGCGCAGACCGCGCACACCGCCGCGCGGATGATCGAGGCACGCATCGACGAGCTGCGCGAGGTGGTGCGCGGCTGCAGCAGGTTCGCCCAGCTGATCGGCATCCGGCACGAGATCACGGCCAACCTGCTGTTCATCCGGTTCGAGTTCTCCACCGGCGACGCCTCCGGGCACAACATGGCGACGCTGGCGTCCGACGCGCTGCTGGGGCACCTGCTGCAGACCGTTCCCGGCATCGCCTACGGATCGATCTCCGGGAACTACTGCACGGACAAGAAGGCCACCGCGATCAACGGCATCCTCGGCCGCGGCAAGAACGTGGTCACGGAACTGCTCGTGCCGCGGGAGGTGGTGGAGGGCGTCCTGCACACGACGGCCGCGAAGATCGTCGAGCTGAACATCCGCAAGAACCTGCTCGGCACCCTGCTCGCCGGCGGTATCCGCTCGGCGAACGCCCACTACGCGAACATGCTGCTCGCGTTCTACCTGGCCACGGGCCAGGACGCGGCCAACATCATCGAAGGCTCGCAGGGCGTCGTCATGGCCGAGGACCGCGGCGGCGACCTCTATTTCTCCTGCACGCTGCCCAACCTGATCGTGGGCTCCGTCGGCAACGGCAAGGGCCTCGCCTTCGTGGAGACGAACCTGACCCGGCTCGGCTGCCGGGCCGAGCGTGCGCCCGGCGAGAACGCGCGCCGGCTCGCCGTCATCGCCGCGGCCACCGTGCTGTGCGGTGAACTCTCGCTGCTCGCGGCCCAGACGAACCCCGGTGAACTCATGCGCGCGCACGTGGCGCTGGAACGCGACAACACGACCGTAAAGGTAGGTGCATAG
- a CDS encoding aromatase/cyclase, producing the protein MSAELADKTAHTVHVSAPAGVVYALITDAAKWPLYFSPVIHVEQLDFDGERGWLRMWSLMDGLLKSWTSWRHLDPVQRRVDFRQELPASPFDSMGGTLNVRSQGPHRTELELLYDYSITGDRPDDVAWAQRATGGNSRAQLADVKAFAERWTRLDELVLSFEDSVRIHGPAELVYDFLYRAGAWPELVPHVTRVDLTEDAPGVQRMTVQTLTESGSHSAESVRICFPHAGRIVYKETATSPLLGAHTGEWSVVPDETGVTVLAQHSVVLREENITAVLGEQAGLAHARWHVRQTLGRNCRALLALAKQHAESAVRML; encoded by the coding sequence ATGTCTGCTGAGCTCGCGGACAAGACCGCGCACACGGTGCACGTGTCCGCACCCGCCGGTGTGGTCTACGCGCTGATTACCGACGCGGCGAAGTGGCCGCTCTACTTCTCCCCGGTCATCCATGTGGAGCAGCTGGACTTCGACGGCGAACGGGGGTGGCTGAGGATGTGGTCCCTCATGGACGGCCTGCTGAAATCGTGGACCTCGTGGCGGCACCTGGACCCGGTGCAGCGCCGCGTGGACTTCCGGCAGGAACTGCCCGCGTCCCCGTTCGACTCGATGGGCGGCACCTTGAACGTGCGTTCGCAGGGCCCGCACCGTACCGAGCTGGAACTGCTGTACGACTACAGCATCACCGGGGACCGGCCCGATGACGTGGCGTGGGCGCAGCGGGCCACCGGCGGCAACAGCCGCGCCCAGCTCGCCGACGTGAAGGCCTTCGCCGAGCGGTGGACGCGCCTGGACGAACTGGTCCTGTCCTTCGAGGACTCGGTGCGCATCCACGGCCCGGCCGAGCTGGTCTACGACTTTCTCTACCGGGCCGGGGCCTGGCCCGAACTGGTCCCGCACGTCACCCGGGTCGACCTCACCGAGGACGCGCCCGGAGTGCAGCGCATGACCGTACAGACGCTGACCGAGTCCGGTTCGCACAGCGCCGAGTCGGTGCGGATCTGCTTCCCGCACGCGGGCCGCATCGTCTACAAGGAGACCGCGACCTCCCCCCTGCTGGGGGCACACACCGGCGAATGGTCCGTCGTCCCGGACGAGACGGGGGTGACCGTCCTCGCGCAGCACAGCGTCGTGCTGCGCGAGGAGAACATCACCGCCGTGCTGGGCGAGCAGGCGGGCCTGGCACACGCCCGCTGGCATGTGCGCCAGACCCTCGGCCGAAACTGCCGGGCCCTGCTGGCCCTGGCCAAGCAGCACGCGGAAAGCGCCGTCCGCATGCTGTGA
- the tatA gene encoding Sec-independent protein translocase subunit TatA, giving the protein MTGNLKPLEIVLIVALIALLFGAKKLPEMARSLGKSARILKSEAKAMKKDDEAAATAHNPAEAAGQAAPRTLKAAPGDVTGSRAVTEPRHTIHS; this is encoded by the coding sequence ATGACAGGCAATCTGAAGCCCCTGGAGATCGTTCTGATAGTTGCTCTCATCGCGCTGCTTTTCGGCGCGAAGAAGCTCCCGGAAATGGCCCGGTCGCTCGGCAAGTCCGCTCGCATTCTCAAGAGCGAGGCCAAGGCGATGAAGAAGGACGACGAGGCGGCGGCGACCGCGCACAACCCCGCTGAGGCCGCCGGGCAGGCCGCGCCCCGCACCCTGAAGGCCGCGCCAGGGGACGTGACGGGCTCCCGTGCGGTGACCGAGCCGCGCCACACCATCCACAGCTGA
- a CDS encoding hydroxymethylglutaryl-CoA synthase produces MSLSIGIHDLSFATAEFVLPHTALAAYNGTEIGKYHVGIGQESMSIPAADEDIVTMGAAAAAPVIARHGSDRIRTVVFATESSIDQAKSAGVYVHSLLQLPSATRVVELKQACYGATAALQFAIGLVRRDPAQQVLVIASDVSKYELDSPGEATQGAAAVAMLVGADPALVRIEDPSGLFTADVMDFWRPNYRDAALVDGQESINAYLQAVEGTWKDYAEQGGRTLEEFAAFCYHQPFTKMAYKAHRHLLNYCGYDTDKDDIARAIARTTAYNTVIGNSYTASVYLALAALLDQADDLTGRPVGLFSYGSGSVAEFFAATVVAGYREHLRTGQNRQAIARRKPVDYAGYRALHARSFPTDGGHHATEAQTTGPFRLAGLSGHKRLYQTR; encoded by the coding sequence ATGTCCCTCTCCATCGGAATACACGATCTGTCGTTCGCGACAGCCGAGTTCGTCCTGCCGCACACGGCACTGGCCGCCTACAACGGCACCGAGATCGGCAAATACCATGTGGGCATCGGCCAGGAGTCGATGAGCATTCCGGCCGCCGACGAGGACATCGTGACCATGGGGGCGGCGGCGGCCGCGCCCGTCATCGCCCGGCACGGCAGCGACCGGATCCGCACGGTCGTGTTCGCCACCGAGTCCTCCATCGACCAGGCGAAGTCGGCCGGTGTGTACGTCCATTCCCTGCTCCAGCTGCCCTCGGCCACCCGGGTCGTGGAGCTGAAGCAGGCCTGCTACGGGGCGACGGCGGCCCTGCAGTTCGCCATCGGCCTGGTACGGCGTGATCCCGCGCAGCAGGTCCTCGTGATCGCCAGCGACGTCTCCAAGTACGAGCTGGACAGCCCCGGTGAGGCCACCCAGGGCGCGGCGGCGGTGGCCATGCTGGTCGGCGCGGATCCCGCCCTGGTGCGCATCGAGGACCCCTCCGGCCTGTTCACCGCCGACGTCATGGACTTCTGGCGGCCCAACTACCGGGATGCGGCCCTGGTCGACGGGCAGGAGTCCATCAACGCGTATCTGCAGGCCGTCGAGGGCACCTGGAAGGACTACGCGGAGCAGGGCGGCCGCACGCTCGAGGAGTTCGCCGCGTTCTGCTACCACCAGCCGTTCACGAAGATGGCCTACAAGGCGCACCGCCACCTGCTGAACTACTGCGGCTACGACACCGACAAGGACGACATCGCGCGCGCCATCGCCCGCACCACGGCCTACAACACCGTGATCGGCAACAGCTACACCGCGTCGGTGTACCTCGCCCTCGCCGCGCTGCTCGACCAGGCAGACGACCTGACCGGCCGGCCCGTCGGCTTGTTCAGCTACGGCTCCGGCAGCGTCGCCGAGTTCTTCGCCGCCACCGTGGTCGCCGGCTACCGCGAGCACCTGCGCACCGGGCAGAACCGCCAGGCGATCGCCCGGCGCAAGCCCGTCGACTACGCCGGCTACCGCGCGCTGCACGCGCGGTCCTTCCCGACCGACGGCGGCCACCACGCCACCGAGGCACAGACCACCGGGCCCTTCCGGCTGGCCGGGCTCAGCGGCCACAAGCGCCTCTACCAGACGCGCTAG
- a CDS encoding malonic semialdehyde reductase, with protein MSLVLGTTAQNLLFREARTANTFTDEPVTEQQVQAIYDLVKYGPTAFNQAPLRIALVRSAEARGRLVQHMARANRAKTATAPLVAILSVDNEFHEELPKLLPHLPQVKDMLYAERPVRERSALVNGALQAAYFIMGVRSAGLAAGPMTGFDFAGVQKDFLDDDHGPLMIVNIGKPGPDAWLPRSPRLDIDEVITTV; from the coding sequence ATGTCGCTTGTCCTTGGCACCACCGCCCAGAACCTCCTGTTCCGGGAGGCCAGAACCGCCAACACGTTCACCGACGAGCCGGTGACCGAGCAGCAGGTCCAGGCGATCTACGACTTGGTCAAGTACGGCCCGACCGCCTTCAACCAGGCCCCGCTGCGCATCGCCCTGGTCCGCTCCGCCGAGGCCCGCGGCCGCCTGGTGCAGCACATGGCCAGGGCCAACCGCGCGAAGACCGCCACTGCCCCGCTGGTCGCGATCCTCTCCGTGGACAACGAGTTCCACGAGGAACTGCCCAAGCTGCTCCCACACTTGCCGCAGGTCAAGGACATGCTCTACGCCGAGCGCCCGGTCCGCGAGCGGTCCGCCCTGGTCAACGGCGCCCTGCAGGCCGCGTACTTCATCATGGGCGTCCGCTCCGCCGGCCTGGCCGCCGGCCCGATGACCGGTTTCGACTTCGCCGGCGTCCAGAAGGACTTCCTGGACGACGACCACGGCCCGCTGATGATCGTCAACATCGGCAAGCCGGGCCCGGACGCCTGGTTGCCGCGCTCCCCGCGGCTGGACATCGACGAGGTCATCACCACCGTCTGA
- the tatC gene encoding twin-arginine translocase subunit TatC: MLKTARKQDKNAEGRMPLAEHLRELRNRLLKSVLGVLVVTVVAAVFYKELIDFLLRPILDSVGCADRSRRQANGGVPCADMTVNGLIAPFSIALKVSLMSGVVLASPIWLYQLWAFMAPGLHTRERKYALAFVGAGVPLFLGGAVLAYVILPQTATVLLGFTPQDTENLLPVDDYLDLVTRMVIVFGLAFELPLLLVLLNITKVLTGKRLAGWWRGMLMGIALFSAFATPTGDPLTMLSLAAPIALLCVIALVICLLNDRRRARNDPDAGLGDDEASPLGLCPQDVDAAELVYAAPHVTAQAGPDQERRLNGHDDIT, encoded by the coding sequence GTGCTCAAGACTGCCCGCAAGCAGGACAAGAACGCCGAGGGGCGCATGCCCCTCGCGGAGCACCTGCGTGAGCTGCGTAACCGGCTGCTGAAGTCGGTCCTGGGCGTCCTGGTCGTCACGGTCGTCGCCGCTGTCTTCTACAAGGAACTGATCGACTTCCTGCTGAGGCCGATCCTGGACTCCGTGGGCTGTGCGGACCGCTCGCGCCGGCAGGCGAACGGCGGCGTGCCGTGCGCCGACATGACCGTCAACGGGCTCATCGCGCCCTTCTCGATCGCGCTCAAGGTCTCGCTCATGTCCGGCGTGGTCCTGGCATCGCCGATCTGGCTCTACCAGCTGTGGGCCTTCATGGCTCCCGGCCTGCACACCCGTGAGAGGAAGTACGCGCTGGCCTTCGTCGGCGCCGGTGTGCCGCTGTTCCTCGGCGGTGCCGTGCTCGCCTACGTGATTCTTCCGCAGACCGCGACCGTCCTTTTGGGCTTCACCCCCCAGGACACCGAGAATCTGCTCCCGGTCGACGACTACCTCGACCTGGTCACCCGCATGGTGATCGTCTTCGGGCTCGCCTTCGAGCTGCCGCTGCTGCTCGTGCTGCTCAACATCACCAAAGTGCTGACCGGGAAGCGGCTGGCCGGCTGGTGGCGCGGCATGCTCATGGGCATCGCCCTGTTCTCCGCGTTCGCCACGCCGACCGGTGACCCGCTGACCATGCTGTCGCTGGCCGCCCCGATCGCGCTCCTGTGCGTCATCGCGCTGGTCATCTGCCTGCTCAACGACAGACGCCGCGCCCGCAACGACCCCGACGCCGGCCTCGGCGACGACGAAGCGTCCCCCCTCGGCCTCTGCCCGCAGGACGTGGACGCGGCCGAGCTGGTGTACGCGGCACCGCACGTCACCGCGCAGGCCGGCCCGGACCAGGAGCGGCGGCTGAACGGCCACGACGACATCACCTGA
- a CDS encoding DUF6059 family protein → MKRLLRRGRQAMADHCLRPLWRSLVTFGAIHAGPEAYHAAGGPSSASCTQDPFAHARQGPPPAHPERLRADLPLSETERQLARELWPAYHAGRRVFDGS, encoded by the coding sequence ATGAAACGGTTGTTGCGTCGCGGCCGGCAGGCGATGGCGGACCATTGCCTGCGCCCGCTGTGGCGGTCCCTGGTGACCTTCGGGGCCATCCACGCCGGCCCCGAGGCGTATCACGCGGCGGGCGGCCCCTCTTCGGCCTCGTGCACTCAGGATCCCTTCGCACACGCCCGGCAAGGCCCGCCGCCCGCCCACCCCGAGCGATTGCGCGCGGACCTGCCGCTCTCTGAGACGGAGCGGCAGCTCGCCCGTGAGCTGTGGCCGGCGTACCACGCCGGACGGCGTGTTTTTGACGGCAGCTGA
- a CDS encoding 3-oxoacyl-ACP synthase III family protein, with translation MRDVKNLGPGADGPDRIVGAIDVRILGTGAYVPPRVVSNDEVGAPAGVDDAWITRKTAIRQRRWAAVGQATSDLATAAARAAMESAGITAEQLSVIAVATSTPDRPQPPTAAYVQQNLGAAGTAAFDVNAVCSGTVFALSAVGSVILRRGGYALVIGADVYSRILNPADRKTVVLFGDGAGAMVLGTTEKGPLVRHVALHTFGDLSGLIQVPAGGSRLPLDRAGLDAGLQYFAMDGREVRRFVVEQLPQLVKGFLHEAGVEPADISHVIPHQANGVMLDEVLTDLAMPRATMHRTLTHYGNTGAASIPITLDAAARAGAFRPGELILLAGFGGGMAASFALVEW, from the coding sequence ATGAGGGATGTCAAGAACCTCGGTCCGGGTGCCGACGGGCCGGACCGGATCGTCGGCGCCATCGATGTCAGGATTCTCGGTACGGGCGCCTACGTGCCGCCAAGGGTCGTCTCCAACGACGAAGTCGGTGCGCCGGCCGGGGTGGACGACGCCTGGATCACCCGTAAGACCGCGATCCGCCAGCGGCGTTGGGCCGCCGTCGGGCAGGCCACCTCGGATCTGGCGACGGCCGCGGCGCGTGCCGCGATGGAGTCGGCCGGCATCACCGCCGAGCAGCTGTCCGTGATCGCGGTCGCCACGTCCACGCCGGACCGGCCCCAGCCGCCCACGGCGGCCTATGTCCAGCAAAACCTCGGCGCGGCCGGCACCGCGGCGTTCGACGTCAACGCGGTGTGTTCCGGCACGGTGTTCGCGCTCTCCGCGGTCGGCAGCGTGATCCTGCGGCGGGGCGGCTATGCGCTGGTCATCGGCGCGGACGTGTACTCGCGCATCCTGAACCCGGCCGACCGCAAGACGGTCGTGCTGTTCGGGGACGGCGCCGGCGCGATGGTCCTGGGCACGACCGAGAAGGGCCCGCTCGTGCGGCATGTCGCGCTGCACACGTTCGGTGACCTCTCGGGCCTGATCCAGGTGCCCGCGGGCGGCAGCCGGCTGCCCCTGGACCGGGCCGGCCTCGACGCGGGCCTGCAGTACTTCGCGATGGACGGGCGGGAGGTGCGCCGCTTCGTCGTGGAGCAGCTGCCGCAGCTGGTCAAGGGATTCCTCCACGAGGCCGGTGTCGAGCCCGCCGACATCAGCCACGTCATCCCGCACCAGGCCAACGGCGTCATGCTCGACGAAGTCCTCACGGACCTGGCCATGCCCCGCGCCACCATGCACCGCACGCTGACCCACTACGGCAACACGGGAGCCGCCTCCATCCCGATCACCCTGGACGCGGCCGCCCGCGCGGGCGCCTTCCGCCCGGGCGAGCTGATCCTCCTGGCCGGCTTCGGCGGGGGCATGGCGGCGAGTTTCGCGCTGGTCGAATGGTGA